The Mastomys coucha isolate ucsf_1 unplaced genomic scaffold, UCSF_Mcou_1 pScaffold4, whole genome shotgun sequence genome has a segment encoding these proteins:
- the LOC116075834 gene encoding LOW QUALITY PROTEIN: olfactory receptor 6C2-like (The sequence of the model RefSeq protein was modified relative to this genomic sequence to represent the inferred CDS: deleted 1 base in 1 codon): MRNHSTITTFILLGLTDDPQLQILLFIFLFLTYLLSVTGNLIIIILTLVDPHLKTPMYFFLRNFSFLEVSFTTVCIPRFLYSISSGDNTITYNACASQIFFVILFGATEFFLLAAMSYDRYVAICKPLHYMAIMNPRVCTLLVIICWVSGLMIIIPPLSLGLQLDFCDSNAIDHFSCDAGPLLKISCSDTWVIEQMVILVAVFALIITLICVILSYTYIIRTILRFPSAQQRKKAFSTCSSHMIVVSITYGSCIFIYIKPSAKDEVAINKGVSVLTTSVAPLLNPFIYTLRNKQVKQAFSDSVKRIAFISKS; encoded by the exons ATGAGAAACCACTCAACAATAACAACTTTCATCCTTCTGGGACTAACAGATGACCCACAACTTCAAATTCTGCTTTTTATCTTCCTATTTCTCACATACTTGCTGAGCGTAACAGGAAACCTGATTATCATCATCCTCACCTTGGTGGATCCCCATCTTAAAACACCTATGTACTTTTTCCTCAGAAATTTTTCTTTCCTAGAAGTTTCTTTTACCACAGTCTGTATTCCTAGATTTCTATACAGTATATCAAGTGGAGATAATACCATTACCTATAATGCTTGTGCAAGTCAAAtattctttgttattctctttggagcaactgaa ttttttctcttggcaGCTATGTCCTATgatcgctatgtggccatctgcaaacCACTTCATTATATGGCCATCATGAACCCCAGGGTGTGTACCTTACTAGTCATCATATGTTGGGTGTCTGGCTTAATGATTATCATTCCTCCCCTTAGCTTGGGGCTCCAACTTGACTTCTGTGACTCCAATGCCATTGATCATTTCAGCTGTGATGCAGGCCCCCTTCTAAAGATCTCATGCTCAGACACATGGGTAATAGAACAGATGGTTATACTTGTGGCTGTCTTTGCACTCATTATTACCCTAATCTGTGTGATTCTATCCTATACATACATCATCAGGACAATTCTGCGATTCCcttctgcacagcaaagaaaaaaggCCTTTTCCACCTGCTCATCCCACATGATTGTGGTTTCCATCACCTATGGAAGCTGCATCTTCATCTACATCAAGCCATCAGCTAAGGATGAAGTGGCCATAAATAAAGGAGTTTCAGTCCTCACTACTTCTGTTGCACCTCTATTGAATCCCTTCATTTATACGTTAAGGAACAAACAAGTGAAACAGGCTTTCAGTGACTCTGTAAAGAGAAT
- the LOC116075780 gene encoding olfactory receptor 6C75 isoform X2, which translates to MRNSTAVTDFILLGLTDDPQWQMVVFTFLLVTYMLSVTGNLIIIILTLSDAHLMTPMYFFLRSFSLLEISFTSVCIPRFLVTIVTGDRTISYNGCVAQLFFFIFLGVTEFYLLAAMSYDRYVAICKPLHYTTIMSNRVGILLVFSSWFAGFLIIFPPIILLLQLDFCASNIIDHFICDSSPILQLSCSNTHFLELMAFLLAVVTLMVTLTLIILSYTKIIRTILRIPSTNQRKKAFSTCSSHMIVVSLSYGSCIFMYIKPSARERVTLSKGVAVLNTSVAPLLNPFIYTLRNQQVKQAFKAMIQRILFSSKKLT; encoded by the coding sequence ATGAGAAATTCCACAGCAGTGACAGATTTTATTCTTCTTGGGCTGACAGATGATCCACAGTGGCAGATGGTGGTTTTCACATTTCTTCTTGTTACCTACATGCTAAGTGTGACTGGGAACCTCATCATTATTATCCTCACTCTCTCAGATGCCCATCTGATGACACCCATGTATTTCTTCCTTCGCAGTTTCTCACTCCTAGAAATATCATTCACATCTGTCTGCATTCCCAGATTCCTTGTCACTATCGTGACAGGAGACAGAACTATTTCCTACAACGGTTGCGTGGCTCAgctattctttttcattttcttgggaGTGACAGAATTTTACCTTCTGGCTGCCATGTCATATGATCgttatgtggccatctgcaaacCTTTACACTACACAACAATCATGAGCAACCGTGTAGGTATTCTTCTTGTCTTTAGCTCATGGTTTGCAGGATTCCTGATTATCTTTCCACCAATTATCCTTCTGTTACAGTTAGACTTCTGTGCCTCCAACATTATTGACCACTTTATCTGTGACTCTTCTCCGATTTTGCAGCTTTCTTGCTCAAACACTCACTTTCTAGAACTCATGGCATTTTTGTTAGCTGTGGTAACACTCATGGTCACCTTGACATTAATTATTCTTTCCTACACAAAGATTATCCGGACAATTCTGAGAATTCCTTCtacaaatcagagaaaaaaagCCTTTTCAACTTGTTCCTCCCATATGATAGTTGTCTCCCTCTCTTACGGCAGCTGCATCTTCATGTACATTAAGCCTTCTGCAAGGGAGAGGGTGACTTTAAGCAAAGGAGTAGCTGTGCTCAACACTTCAGTGGCTCCTCTCCTGAACCCCTTCATCTATACACTGAGGAACCAGCAAGTGAAGCAAGCCTTCAAAGCCATGATCCAGAGGATCCTCTTTTCTTCAAAGAAATTAACATGA
- the LOC116075780 gene encoding olfactory receptor 6C75 isoform X1: MPLEAEAIMRNSTAVTDFILLGLTDDPQWQMVVFTFLLVTYMLSVTGNLIIIILTLSDAHLMTPMYFFLRSFSLLEISFTSVCIPRFLVTIVTGDRTISYNGCVAQLFFFIFLGVTEFYLLAAMSYDRYVAICKPLHYTTIMSNRVGILLVFSSWFAGFLIIFPPIILLLQLDFCASNIIDHFICDSSPILQLSCSNTHFLELMAFLLAVVTLMVTLTLIILSYTKIIRTILRIPSTNQRKKAFSTCSSHMIVVSLSYGSCIFMYIKPSARERVTLSKGVAVLNTSVAPLLNPFIYTLRNQQVKQAFKAMIQRILFSSKKLT; encoded by the coding sequence ATGCCTTTAGAAGCAGAGGCTATTATGAGAAATTCCACAGCAGTGACAGATTTTATTCTTCTTGGGCTGACAGATGATCCACAGTGGCAGATGGTGGTTTTCACATTTCTTCTTGTTACCTACATGCTAAGTGTGACTGGGAACCTCATCATTATTATCCTCACTCTCTCAGATGCCCATCTGATGACACCCATGTATTTCTTCCTTCGCAGTTTCTCACTCCTAGAAATATCATTCACATCTGTCTGCATTCCCAGATTCCTTGTCACTATCGTGACAGGAGACAGAACTATTTCCTACAACGGTTGCGTGGCTCAgctattctttttcattttcttgggaGTGACAGAATTTTACCTTCTGGCTGCCATGTCATATGATCgttatgtggccatctgcaaacCTTTACACTACACAACAATCATGAGCAACCGTGTAGGTATTCTTCTTGTCTTTAGCTCATGGTTTGCAGGATTCCTGATTATCTTTCCACCAATTATCCTTCTGTTACAGTTAGACTTCTGTGCCTCCAACATTATTGACCACTTTATCTGTGACTCTTCTCCGATTTTGCAGCTTTCTTGCTCAAACACTCACTTTCTAGAACTCATGGCATTTTTGTTAGCTGTGGTAACACTCATGGTCACCTTGACATTAATTATTCTTTCCTACACAAAGATTATCCGGACAATTCTGAGAATTCCTTCtacaaatcagagaaaaaaagCCTTTTCAACTTGTTCCTCCCATATGATAGTTGTCTCCCTCTCTTACGGCAGCTGCATCTTCATGTACATTAAGCCTTCTGCAAGGGAGAGGGTGACTTTAAGCAAAGGAGTAGCTGTGCTCAACACTTCAGTGGCTCCTCTCCTGAACCCCTTCATCTATACACTGAGGAACCAGCAAGTGAAGCAAGCCTTCAAAGCCATGATCCAGAGGATCCTCTTTTCTTCAAAGAAATTAACATGA